From Buchnera aphidicola (Mindarus keteleerifoliae), the proteins below share one genomic window:
- the purH gene encoding bifunctional phosphoribosylaminoimidazolecarboxamide formyltransferase/IMP cyclohydrolase, translating into MELKNIKTALISVFEKSGIVEFARELVKNNIKLFSTEGTANLLKKNKIKVYNISNYINFPEIMEGRLKTLHYQIYAGVLYKKGIDDSILKRYSIIPFDLVVANFYPFSKKENVKDRDIENVLNYIDIGGPAIVRAAAKNFKYVSILVDSKDYSSFVKNLNDNKLSFNERMRLAMKAFKYTFSYEQKIFNFFNERVNNLNKTKKKFPKILNMQFFKKNDFLYGENKHQKGAFYTEKKILSGSIANIKKIQGKKLSLNNIYDADIAIECVKEFDQPTCVIVKHGTPCGVATNKNLRKAYILAYESDSISAFGGIIAFNKILDFETASEIIKKQFVEVVVFPDITLDAIKVFKNKPNVRLLSVGHFEDEKKSLDFKSVSNGLLIQEKDQILINSKNWKIVTQRNPTKKEKEDAIFAWKVVKFVKSNGIVYVNDSVTIAIGSGQPNRLSSIEIANKKLSNKNRKSYKNIVMASDAFLPFSDSIKEANKSNITTIIQPGGSIRDSKVIKEAEKYQMSIIFTNYRHFKH; encoded by the coding sequence ATGGAATTAAAAAATATTAAAACAGCTTTAATTAGTGTTTTTGAAAAATCAGGAATTGTTGAATTTGCTCGGGAATTAGTTAAAAACAATATTAAATTATTTTCTACTGAAGGAACAGCAAATCTATTAAAAAAAAATAAAATAAAAGTTTATAACATATCTAATTATATTAACTTTCCTGAAATAATGGAAGGTCGATTAAAAACTTTGCATTATCAAATTTACGCAGGAGTTTTATATAAAAAAGGAATAGACGACTCCATTTTAAAACGTTATTCTATTATTCCTTTCGATTTAGTAGTAGCTAACTTTTATCCTTTTTCTAAAAAAGAAAATGTAAAGGATAGAGATATTGAAAATGTATTAAATTATATTGATATAGGAGGACCTGCAATAGTTCGAGCTGCTGCAAAAAACTTTAAGTATGTTTCGATACTAGTTGATAGTAAAGATTATTCTTCTTTTGTTAAAAATTTAAATGATAATAAGTTATCTTTTAATGAAAGAATGCGATTAGCTATGAAAGCTTTTAAATATACTTTCTCATATGAACAAAAAATATTTAATTTTTTTAATGAAAGAGTTAATAACCTAAACAAAACAAAAAAAAAATTTCCGAAAATATTAAATATGCAATTTTTTAAGAAAAATGATTTTTTATATGGAGAAAATAAACATCAAAAAGGAGCATTTTATACTGAAAAAAAAATTCTTTCAGGATCTATTGCAAATATAAAAAAGATACAAGGAAAAAAACTATCATTAAATAATATTTATGATGCAGATATAGCTATAGAATGTGTTAAAGAATTCGATCAACCTACTTGTGTAATAGTTAAGCATGGTACTCCTTGTGGAGTAGCTACTAATAAAAATTTACGAAAAGCTTATATATTAGCTTATGAAAGTGATTCTATTTCTGCTTTTGGAGGAATCATTGCTTTTAATAAAATTTTAGATTTTGAAACAGCTTCAGAAATAATAAAAAAACAATTTGTAGAAGTTGTTGTTTTTCCAGATATTACTTTAGATGCTATAAAAGTTTTTAAAAATAAACCAAATGTACGATTACTTTCCGTTGGTCACTTTGAAGATGAAAAAAAATCTCTAGATTTTAAATCTGTAAGTAATGGGCTTTTAATACAGGAAAAAGATCAAATTTTAATTAATAGTAAAAATTGGAAAATAGTAACTCAAAGAAATCCAACTAAAAAAGAAAAAGAAGATGCTATTTTTGCTTGGAAAGTTGTTAAATTCGTTAAGTCAAATGGAATTGTTTATGTAAATGATTCAGTAACTATTGCTATAGGATCTGGGCAACCCAATCGATTATCTTCAATAGAAATAGCTAATAAAAAATTGTCAAATAAAAATAGAAAATCATATAAGAATATAGTTATGGCTTCTGATGCTTTTTTACCTTTTTCTGATTCAATTAAAGAAGCTAACAAATCAAATATAACAACGATCATACAGCCCGGGGGATCTATTAGGGATTCTAAAGTAATAAAAGAAGCAGAAAAATATCAGATGTCAATAATTTTTACTAATTACCGTCATTTCAAACATTAA
- a CDS encoding HU family DNA-binding protein, giving the protein MNKAQLIDIVSEITNLPKTTTKNFLETTLSTITKSLQKGEIVQLVGFGTFKVNYRSERIGRNPQTGEEIKISATKIPSFVSGKSLKEAVK; this is encoded by the coding sequence ATGAACAAAGCTCAATTAATTGATATTGTTTCTGAAATCACCAATTTGCCTAAAACTACTACCAAAAATTTTCTTGAAACTACTTTATCAACAATTACAAAATCTCTTCAAAAAGGAGAAATCGTACAATTAGTCGGATTTGGAACGTTTAAAGTCAATTATAGATCAGAGAGAATAGGTAGAAATCCTCAAACTGGAGAAGAAATTAAAATTTCTGCAACAAAAATACCAAGTTTTGTTTCAGGGAAAAGTTTGAAAGAAGCAGTTAAATAA
- the thiC gene encoding phosphomethylpyrimidine synthase ThiC, producing MDIIKNRKRYFARKEAKKFIDKIKIINFPNSEKIYLSDNEKKIFVPMKKINLNISPNEKKLNKKGKLKKEENYVLIYDTSGPYGDQKEKIDIYKGIKKIREKWIFDRNDSTLHNKEVIKNCINKKTEIFATLNSNTYKKVKPKKKLTQMYYAKKGMITSEMKFVAIRENLNQQKIFDKNLKKQHLGDNFENKRYKKITPEFVRDQVAQGRAIIPANINHPECEPMIIGRDFLVKINANIGNSSLSSSIEEEIEKLVWATVWGADTVMDLSTGRYIKEIREYILRNSPVPIGTVPIYEALERVNGVPENLTWKIFKETIINQAKQGVDYFTIHAGLKLNHIAMTADRLTGIVSRGGSIIAKWCLFHQKENFLFTNFDEICEICSEYDVSISLGDGLRPGSIHDANDQAQFSELKELGNLAKIAWTRDVQVMIEGPGHVPIQMIKENMLKQIKYCQNAPFYTLGPLVTDIAPGYDHITSGIGAALIAWYGCAMLCYVTPKEHLGLPNKEDVKAGLIAYKIAAHSADLAKGHPGAQIRDNFLSKARFEFRWEDQFNLSIDPNTAKAFHDENIPNKSGKTAHFCSMCGPKFCSMKISQEIRSGSIKKTNLNS from the coding sequence ATGGATATTATTAAAAACAGAAAACGATATTTTGCCAGAAAAGAAGCAAAAAAATTTATTGATAAAATCAAAATTATTAATTTTCCAAATTCTGAAAAAATTTATCTTTCTGATAATGAAAAAAAAATATTTGTTCCAATGAAAAAAATTAATTTGAATATAAGTCCTAATGAAAAAAAATTAAACAAAAAAGGTAAACTAAAAAAAGAAGAAAACTATGTTTTAATTTATGATACTTCAGGCCCATATGGAGATCAAAAAGAAAAAATTGACATATATAAAGGAATAAAAAAAATAAGAGAGAAATGGATTTTTGATAGAAACGATAGTACTTTACATAACAAAGAAGTTATTAAGAACTGCATAAATAAAAAAACAGAAATTTTTGCTACATTGAATTCTAATACCTACAAAAAAGTAAAACCAAAAAAAAAATTAACTCAAATGTATTATGCTAAAAAAGGAATGATTACATCAGAAATGAAATTTGTTGCTATTAGAGAAAATTTAAATCAACAAAAAATATTTGATAAAAATTTAAAAAAACAACATTTAGGTGATAATTTTGAAAATAAAAGGTATAAGAAAATAACACCTGAATTTGTCCGAGATCAAGTTGCTCAAGGGAGAGCTATCATTCCTGCTAATATTAATCATCCTGAATGTGAACCTATGATCATAGGACGAGATTTTTTAGTTAAGATAAATGCAAATATAGGAAATTCTTCACTTTCCTCTTCTATTGAAGAAGAAATTGAAAAATTAGTATGGGCAACTGTTTGGGGTGCTGATACAGTGATGGATTTATCAACAGGAAGATACATAAAAGAAATAAGAGAATATATACTAAGAAATAGTCCGGTTCCTATAGGTACAGTTCCTATATATGAAGCTTTAGAACGTGTTAATGGAGTACCGGAAAATTTAACTTGGAAAATATTTAAAGAAACTATAATCAATCAAGCAAAACAGGGTGTTGATTATTTTACAATTCATGCAGGATTAAAATTAAATCATATAGCCATGACAGCTGATAGACTAACTGGAATAGTATCTAGAGGGGGTTCAATCATTGCTAAATGGTGTTTATTTCATCAAAAAGAAAATTTTTTATTCACTAATTTTGATGAAATATGTGAAATATGTTCAGAATATGACGTTTCTATTTCTTTAGGAGATGGTTTAAGACCGGGTTCAATTCATGATGCTAATGATCAAGCACAATTTTCTGAATTAAAAGAGTTAGGTAACTTAGCTAAAATAGCTTGGACTAGAGATGTTCAAGTAATGATTGAAGGTCCTGGACACGTACCTATTCAGATGATCAAAGAAAATATGTTAAAACAAATTAAATACTGTCAAAATGCTCCTTTTTATACATTAGGTCCGTTGGTAACAGATATTGCTCCAGGTTATGATCATATTACTTCAGGAATTGGAGCAGCTTTGATAGCTTGGTACGGTTGTGCAATGCTTTGCTACGTTACTCCTAAAGAACATTTAGGTTTACCTAATAAAGAGGATGTAAAAGCAGGATTAATAGCGTATAAGATAGCAGCCCATTCAGCTGATTTAGCTAAAGGACATCCTGGAGCTCAAATTCGAGATAACTTTTTATCAAAAGCACGTTTTGAATTTCGATGGGAAGATCAATTTAATTTATCTATTGATCCTAATACAGCTAAAGCTTTTCATGATGAAAACATACCTAATAAATCAGGAAAAACAGCTCATTTTTGCTCTATGTGTGGACCTAAGTTTTGTTCTATGAAAATTAGTCAAGAAATTAGGAGTGGTAGTATCAAAAAAACTAATTTAAATAGTTAA
- the thiE gene encoding thiamine phosphate synthase: MKNFPKIKKKIGLYPIVDSIDWIKKLSKFNIRNIQLRIKKKLDIYVEKDIKKAIKISKLNNFNLYINDHWELAIKYKSYGVHLGQEDLKKADLKLILDSGIKLGISTKNQFEFNQAKLLQPSYIAIGHIFPTFSKRMKDMPQGLKKVEKYIQEKDNFPIVAIGGITLRRLPLILNFDIDGISLISAITKSKNWKISVLKFLKMIKKHWK, from the coding sequence TTGAAAAACTTTCCAAAAATCAAAAAGAAAATAGGGTTATATCCTATAGTAGACAGTATAGATTGGATTAAAAAATTATCTAAATTTAATATTCGAAATATTCAACTTAGAATCAAAAAAAAGCTTGATATTTATGTAGAAAAAGATATAAAAAAAGCAATAAAAATTTCTAAATTAAATAATTTTAATTTATATATTAATGATCATTGGGAATTAGCTATAAAATATAAATCATATGGAGTTCATTTGGGTCAAGAAGATTTAAAAAAAGCTGATCTCAAATTAATTTTAGATTCAGGTATAAAACTTGGTATTTCAACAAAAAATCAATTTGAATTTAATCAAGCCAAATTACTTCAACCTTCTTATATAGCAATAGGACATATTTTCCCTACTTTTAGTAAAAGAATGAAAGATATGCCTCAAGGATTAAAAAAAGTTGAAAAATATATACAAGAAAAAGATAATTTTCCAATAGTAGCAATTGGTGGAATTACATTAAGAAGATTACCATTAATATTAAATTTTGATATAGATGGAATCTCTTTAATTAGCGCTATAACAAAATCAAAAAATTGGAAAATTAGTGTTTTAAAATTTTTAAAAATGATTAAAAAACATTGGAAATAA
- a CDS encoding HesA/MoeB/ThiF family protein, which yields MLNSNDFLRYSRHFLLKEVGIKGQKKIRKSKILIIGLGGLGSIASIYLFSSGVNTIIVADGDIVELSDLQRQIIYNLNQLGELKAKLVKNYLKLINPDSQITAVSKYLDKNNMFPFIKKVDIVLDCTDNLKSRRIINELCIKANKPLVIASAIGFKGQIIVIKPPWKFGCYSCLWSTDVVENHNCESLGIFSPITGIIGTFQALETLKLILYGKSSINGKILLFNGFNFLINQINLKKNTFCLVCGEKNENNSK from the coding sequence ATGTTAAATAGTAATGATTTTTTACGTTATAGCCGTCATTTTTTGTTGAAAGAAGTAGGCATTAAAGGACAAAAAAAAATTCGGAAAAGTAAAATTTTAATCATTGGATTAGGAGGATTAGGTTCTATCGCTTCGATATATCTCTTTTCCTCTGGAGTAAATACAATTATTGTTGCTGATGGAGATATTGTAGAACTGAGTGATTTGCAAAGACAAATTATATATAATTTAAATCAATTAGGTGAATTAAAAGCTAAATTGGTGAAAAATTACTTAAAATTAATAAATCCTGATTCTCAAATTACAGCAGTATCTAAATATCTTGATAAAAACAATATGTTTCCTTTTATTAAAAAGGTAGATATTGTTTTAGATTGTACTGATAATTTAAAGTCAAGAAGAATAATTAATGAACTTTGTATAAAAGCAAACAAACCTTTAGTTATTGCTTCAGCAATAGGATTTAAAGGTCAAATAATAGTTATTAAACCACCTTGGAAGTTCGGATGTTATTCATGTTTATGGTCTACTGATGTTGTAGAAAATCATAATTGCGAATCATTAGGAATATTTTCTCCTATTACTGGAATAATAGGAACGTTTCAAGCATTAGAAACATTAAAATTAATCTTGTATGGAAAATCCTCAATAAATGGAAAAATACTGTTATTCAATGGTTTTAATTTTTTAATTAATCAAATAAATTTAAAAAAAAATACATTTTGTTTAGTTTGTGGAGAAAAAAATGAAAATAACAGTAAATGA
- the thiS gene encoding sulfur carrier protein ThiS, producing the protein MKITVNEKEQFIESSSSLLKLIKKFPIYSKNSAVSINNNIIPKETWEKHILKKGDKVIFFHIIAGG; encoded by the coding sequence ATGAAAATAACAGTAAATGAAAAAGAACAGTTTATTGAATCTTCATCATCCCTTTTGAAGTTAATTAAGAAATTCCCAATTTATTCTAAAAACTCAGCTGTATCTATTAATAATAATATAATTCCTAAAGAAACTTGGGAAAAACATATTTTAAAAAAAGGCGATAAAGTTATTTTTTTTCATATTATAGCAGGCGGTTAA
- a CDS encoding thiazole synthase, with protein sequence MFKLSNKKFQSRLILGTGKFSSSSMMLKSIESSKTEMVTLAIARIDFNKKQENFLDPLKKLNVKFLPNTSGAKNAEEAVFAASLAKEALNTNWIKLEIHPDTNYLMPDPIETLKAAEILVKKKFIVMPYCSADLVLCKRLEEVGCAAVMPFGSPIGSNKGLKTIEMLKIIIEQSNIPVIIDAGIGAPSDATKAIEIGADAVLVNTAIAVSNDPITMAKAFYFSVKAGILARKAKLAEQKKYAELTSPLTSFLTNKRL encoded by the coding sequence ATGTTTAAATTATCAAATAAAAAGTTCCAATCAAGACTAATTTTAGGTACAGGGAAATTTTCCAGTTCATCTATGATGTTAAAATCAATTGAGAGTTCTAAAACAGAAATGGTAACATTAGCTATAGCTAGAATTGATTTTAATAAAAAACAGGAAAACTTTTTAGATCCTTTAAAAAAATTGAATGTAAAATTTTTACCTAATACTTCTGGAGCAAAAAATGCCGAAGAAGCAGTTTTTGCTGCTTCTTTAGCCAAAGAAGCACTAAATACTAATTGGATTAAATTAGAAATTCATCCTGATACCAATTATTTAATGCCAGATCCAATAGAAACATTAAAAGCAGCTGAAATATTAGTAAAAAAAAAATTTATAGTAATGCCTTACTGCAGTGCTGATTTAGTTTTATGTAAACGATTAGAAGAAGTCGGTTGTGCGGCTGTTATGCCATTTGGGTCTCCAATTGGAAGTAATAAAGGATTAAAAACTATTGAAATGCTGAAAATTATTATTGAACAATCTAACATTCCAGTAATAATTGATGCAGGAATAGGTGCTCCTAGTGATGCAACTAAAGCAATTGAAATTGGAGCAGATGCAGTACTAGTTAACACGGCCATTGCTGTTTCTAATGATCCTATTACTATGGCTAAAGCTTTTTATTTTTCAGTTAAAGCTGGAATATTAGCTAGAAAGGCTAAATTAGCCGAACAAAAAAAATATGCTGAACTAACAAGTCCTCTAACTTCTTTTTTAACGAACAAGAGATTGTAA
- the thiH gene encoding 2-iminoacetate synthase ThiH yields the protein MKNNFVQEFEKYNWEKIVNQIQSKKDLDIKEALFSSKVNSNNFMSLLSPTANNYVEEIAQKAKKITRQRFGNTVSLYIPLYLSNLCSNVCTYCGFSANNKIKRKFLTTKEIIKECKTIKKLGFEKILLVSGEHEKKVGMNYFRKNIPLIRNNFSTLTIEFQPLYTENYKELKKIGVDGVLIYQETYDYKSYLKHHLKGKKKDFFFRLAALERVGESKISNMGLGVLLGLSENWRADCYLMAMHLLFLKKKYWRSNFSVSFPRIQPCVGGIKSSNFINDQELFQLICAFRLFFPDVEFSLSTRESSFFRDKLIPVAINSISAYSKTYPGGYSKEENKEKKEKKLKQFETKDVRTPKEIEKTLKKLGLNPIWKDWDSYLGRTL from the coding sequence ATGAAAAATAATTTTGTTCAAGAATTTGAAAAATATAATTGGGAAAAAATAGTCAATCAAATTCAATCTAAAAAAGATTTAGATATTAAAGAAGCATTGTTTTCTTCAAAAGTTAATTCTAACAATTTTATGTCTTTATTATCCCCAACTGCTAATAATTATGTTGAAGAAATTGCTCAAAAAGCAAAAAAAATAACTCGTCAAAGATTTGGAAATACAGTTTCATTGTATATACCTTTATATCTTTCCAATTTATGTTCTAATGTTTGTACTTATTGCGGGTTTTCTGCTAACAACAAAATTAAAAGAAAATTTTTAACTACTAAAGAAATAATAAAAGAATGTAAAACTATCAAAAAATTAGGATTTGAAAAAATATTATTAGTTAGTGGAGAACATGAAAAAAAAGTTGGTATGAATTATTTTCGAAAAAACATACCTTTAATTAGAAATAATTTTAGTACTCTTACAATAGAGTTTCAACCATTATATACAGAAAATTATAAAGAATTAAAAAAAATAGGTGTAGATGGAGTTTTAATATATCAAGAAACATATGATTATAAATCATATTTAAAACATCATCTTAAAGGGAAAAAAAAAGATTTTTTTTTTCGATTAGCTGCTTTAGAAAGAGTAGGAGAATCTAAAATAAGCAATATGGGATTAGGAGTTTTATTAGGCTTGTCAGAAAATTGGAGAGCGGATTGTTATCTTATGGCTATGCATCTTTTATTCCTTAAAAAAAAATACTGGAGGAGTAATTTTTCTGTTTCATTTCCTAGAATACAGCCTTGTGTAGGAGGAATCAAATCATCTAATTTTATCAATGACCAAGAACTATTTCAACTAATTTGTGCATTTAGATTATTTTTTCCTGATGTAGAATTTTCTCTTTCTACAAGAGAAAGCTCTTTCTTTAGAGATAAACTAATTCCTGTTGCAATAAATTCTATTAGTGCTTATTCTAAAACATATCCTGGTGGATATTCAAAAGAAGAAAATAAAGAAAAAAAAGAAAAAAAATTGAAACAATTTGAAACGAAAGATGTTAGAACTCCAAAAGAAATAGAAAAAACATTAAAAAAATTGGGGCTAAATCCGATCTGGAAAGATTGGGATTCTTATTTAGGAAGAACACTGTGA